Genomic segment of Treponema primitia ZAS-1:
CCGGTAGGAACAAGCACCCCGGTTACGGGTTTCCAGAACATTACCCTGGCAAAGACCATCGCCCTAGGAGATCCCGCCAGTGTACCCGCGGGCCAGTATGCCAAGGAAGCCTTTACGAACCTGGGAATTTGGGATACGGTGCAAGCCGCCAAACCCAGCCTGGGAACCAACGTTACCGAGGTCCTTAACTGGGTAGCCCAGGGCAGCGCCGATGTGGGGATAGTGTATGGTACCGATGCAATCTCCGTCAAAACCGTGGAGATCATCGCGGAAGCTCCGGTGGGCAGCCATCAGAAGGCCATCTATCCCGTGGGAATCGTGGCGGCCTCCGCTCATCCTAAGGAAGCCCAATTGCTTGTGGACTTCCTCGCCTCAGCGGAGGGCATTGCAATATTCAAGAACTTCGGTTTCTCTGAAAACAAATAAAAAAACCATGAGCATCTCCCCCATACTGATATCCATACGAACCGCCACGGCGGCGATTATGGTGACCTTTTTTCTGGGGCTCCTGGCGGCTAAACTGGTCGCCGGGATGCGCCGGAAGGAATGGAAAATGATCCTGGACGGTCTCCTTACTCTGCCCCTGGTCCTGCCCCCTACGGTGGCGGGATTTTTTCTGTTGTACATCTTTGGAGTACGGGGGCCGGTGGGGAAATTTTTCCTCGATTTTTTCAGTATTAAAATTGCCTTTTCCTGGGGGGCCACGGTCCTGGCGGCGGTGGCAATCTCCTTTCCCCTGATGTACCGTTCCGCCCGGGGCGCCCTGGAACAGGTGGACCAAAACCTTGTCTACGCGGGCCGGACACTGGGCTTTTCGGAATGGCAGATATTCTGGAAGATAAGCCTTCCCACCGCCATGCCCGGGGTTGCCTCCGGCGGTGTTCTGGCCTTTGCCCGAGGCCTGGGTGAATTCGGCGCCACCGCCATGATAGCCGGGAACATCGCCGGCAGGACCCGTACCCTGCCCCTGGCGATCTACTCCGCAGTTTCCTCCGGGGATATGGACATTGCCTATAACTACGTGCTTATCATTGTGATCTTTTCCTTTGCGGTGGTAGCCCTGATGAATTACCTTACCGCCCAAGAAAAGCGGGTTAAGTAATGAGCATTACGGTCTCCATCCGCAAACGGCTGTCCCGGCAGTTTCAGCTTGAGACGGAGTTTGAAAGCCACGATGGCTGCCTGGGCATACTGGGCGCCTCGGGCTGCGGAAAGAGCATAACCCTCAAGTGCATAGCCGGCATTGAGCGTCCCGACGAGGGCCGCATCTCCGTTAACGGGCGGGTGCTTTTTGACTCCGCCAAGGGGATCAACCTGAAACCCCAGGACCGGCGGGTGGGCTACCTTTTCCAGAACTACGCCCTCTTCCCCCGGATGACCGTATTGGGCAATATCATCACCGCCCTGCCGGGCCCGCGGAGTGAAAATATCGCCAAGGCCCGGGTCTGGCTGAACCGCTTCGGCCTTGAGGGTCTGGAGGATCGCTATCCCGCCCAGCTTTCCGGAGGGCAGCAGCAACGGTGCGCCCTGGCCCGTATGCTCATCCGGGAACCGGAGGTGATACTCCTGGACGAGCCCTTCTCCGCCCTGGACACCTTTCTCCGGGAACAGATGCAGCTCCAGCTCCTGGAACTGCTGGGGGTCAACAGGGATATCATCATGGTTACCCACAGCCGGGACGAGGTTTATAAGATCACCGATGAACTTCTGGTGATGGACAACGGCCGGTCCCTTGCCCAGGGGAATACCCGCCAGCTTTTCCGGAACCCCGGAACCCTACTGACCGCCCGTCTTACGGGGTGTAAAAACATTTCCCCCATTACCCGGATCGGGGAGCGGGAAGTGTACGCCAAAGACTGGGGCCTCACACTCCGCCTGCCCCAGGAAGCTTCGTTGGAAGCGCCGCGGCGGATCACCCACATCGGTATCCGGGCCCACGATTTTGTTCCGGTTTCAGGGGACGCCGATCCGAAAGGCCATAA
This window contains:
- the modA gene encoding molybdate ABC transporter substrate-binding protein, coding for MRKGNRRIFKVILAAVLFSMISATVFAGGGKDKAATPAPAPVQQNEPAQAPVTILVAAAASLRNSFEQQLIPQFQQKYPWITVEGTYDSSGKLQTQIEEGLGADVFMSAAPTQMNNLVNKSLVSASTVKPLLENKVVLIKPVGTSTPVTGFQNITLAKTIALGDPASVPAGQYAKEAFTNLGIWDTVQAAKPSLGTNVTEVLNWVAQGSADVGIVYGTDAISVKTVEIIAEAPVGSHQKAIYPVGIVAASAHPKEAQLLVDFLASAEGIAIFKNFGFSENK
- the modB gene encoding molybdate ABC transporter permease subunit: MQYSRTSVSLKTNKKTMSISPILISIRTATAAIMVTFFLGLLAAKLVAGMRRKEWKMILDGLLTLPLVLPPTVAGFFLLYIFGVRGPVGKFFLDFFSIKIAFSWGATVLAAVAISFPLMYRSARGALEQVDQNLVYAGRTLGFSEWQIFWKISLPTAMPGVASGGVLAFARGLGEFGATAMIAGNIAGRTRTLPLAIYSAVSSGDMDIAYNYVLIIVIFSFAVVALMNYLTAQEKRVK
- a CDS encoding sulfate/molybdate ABC transporter ATP-binding protein, giving the protein MSITVSIRKRLSRQFQLETEFESHDGCLGILGASGCGKSITLKCIAGIERPDEGRISVNGRVLFDSAKGINLKPQDRRVGYLFQNYALFPRMTVLGNIITALPGPRSENIAKARVWLNRFGLEGLEDRYPAQLSGGQQQRCALARMLIREPEVILLDEPFSALDTFLREQMQLQLLELLGVNRDIIMVTHSRDEVYKITDELLVMDNGRSLAQGNTRQLFRNPGTLLTARLTGCKNISPITRIGEREVYAKDWGLTLRLPQEASLEAPRRITHIGIRAHDFVPVSGDADPKGHNRVRINVTKRSESPFEHIVLFTNADVPEAEMQQELWWLYSKYVDSIIPEWLFIPPEAILLLGEDTP